Proteins encoded together in one Mycobacterium sp. MS1601 window:
- a CDS encoding HK97 gp10 family phage protein, with protein MSKKNDLGAAIVRAAEVQSEKQLTNDLARELRKAIEVQGERELKRKGRTEAKGICDEIKQDATVSLDKGYATGQFVESNKVKNRYGRGKLPSWRIETKSSIAHFLEYGTDDTEEHAFYAKAALRHGGTPD; from the coding sequence TTGAGCAAGAAGAACGATCTGGGTGCGGCGATCGTCCGTGCCGCCGAAGTGCAGTCCGAGAAGCAGCTCACCAACGATCTTGCTCGCGAGTTGCGCAAGGCCATCGAAGTCCAGGGCGAGCGTGAGCTGAAGCGCAAGGGCCGCACGGAGGCCAAGGGTATCTGCGACGAGATCAAGCAGGACGCCACCGTGAGCCTCGATAAGGGCTACGCCACTGGGCAATTCGTGGAGAGCAACAAGGTCAAGAACCGCTACGGCAGAGGAAAACTTCCGTCGTGGCGGATCGAAACCAAGTCCAGCATTGCCCACTTCCTCGAGTACGGCACCGACGACACCGAGGAACACGCCTTCTACGCCAAAGCGGCACTACGCCATGGCGGCACCCCGGACTAA